The Branchiostoma lanceolatum isolate klBraLanc5 chromosome 5, klBraLanc5.hap2, whole genome shotgun sequence region TTGTATATTCATGTTCTGTAGAGTTATGGTTTGGATGTGGAGAGAATGCCCACCTCAGAGCTGCAGCCTGCGGTGGACAGGTGTGTGAGGGAGAGGCACATGCACTACCTGCACCCGTTCGACGATATCAACCTCATGGCAGGACACGGCAGGTTAGTAGGTGTGCCTCTCCCTCGATACAGTTTATATTATAAACTGCATGGGGATCTCCCCTATATACAAGAAAAGGTGTGGGGACGATTTTAACTTTTGATTTAAACACCTTTTCTTGTATAGGGGAGATCCCCAtgcatctctgtttctatagcccttgagcAACACAGGCCAATACATTAGTGGGTTAGCACTAAAAGATTGTCTGAAGTATTACAGACAGACCCACAATCTACATTAATCATTTTGTAGCAGTTAAGAAAGCTTTTACAGTAATAAGTTATGTGatgagttactcaagcaactggatagattttggaaatggtctgacatttcaggtagcatccactgcaCTCAGTGTCACTaccgaaaggtagtggatgctaccagaaacgtttgactgttccaaaatctatccaattgcttgagtaattgttatcATGCATTTTACTACGAAAACTAAAGTTACACTTTTAGATCTACCAAAACTGTCTAAATATGGgtattttgtatgttgattGCATCAAAGTTAGCCTTGATAGTACGTGTATGGAAGAAAGAGGGAGCAGTTTTGTTGTTGGTAGATACATACGCTAGTAGGCTGTAAAATCattttgtgatgttttgttCCTTGTGTGCCTGTCAGTGTTGGACTGGAGATTCTGGAGGACATTCCTGACCCTGATGTGGTGGTGGTGTGCTGTGGAGGGGGAGGTTTACTAGGTGGAACAGCTGCAGCAATCAAGCTGTCTGGATTGAGTGACACAAGAGTTTACGGGGTGGAACCAGAGGGGGGTGAGCGATGTTTGGAATAGCCTTTGATACATCATCATCTATTGATTAAATATTATTTAGTTGAAGATCTACATCATGAATTCCTGTATACAGTGTAGACTAAAATATTTTGTTATACATGTTTTATGATAAAAGactgtatgtactgtgtaattTCTGCAATGGGAATTGTTAGTCAAGACTTGCAGTACTTGACAGAATCCAGGAAGACTTGAAGTGTGTTTTATGCACACAAGTAAATGAGGATATCTGAATGAAGGATCAAGTTTCGAAGTAGAGATGTGTCATGATAGTGACTGATCAATTTTTCTCCACTTTTGATGTTGTGCTGCAGCGCCCTCTATGTATGAGAGCAGAAAGGCAGGGAAACCTGTGGGAGTGCAAGTGAAGACCATAGCAGCAGGACTGGCACCACCATATGCAGGTAATTAAGACAATGTCTCTGTCAGCATTCTTTCAAGTTTCTCCTttcagaaatattttgttttaaagGAATTATCAGATGTTATGTAGCATTAAGGTCTTTATGTTTGGCTTTCTTTTGTCTTCTtaaattgaggtgaagcatgatgatttTTCAAATACACTGTAGCTACTATAGTCAAATCACTTATGCCATGGGGCATGTTATGTTATTAGAAGTAATTATGAACTACAGTGGTGCATTCTACTTCATGCTCATGCTATAATTCTTCATGAGACTGACTACAACCAACGGTATTTCTCCCTACAGGTCCAAATGCTTACAAACACAACATGGCATTTGTGGAGGATGTCGTTCTTGTCAGCGATGACGAGATTGTTACAGCCGTGAAGCGGTTGTTTTCACGCGGACTGGTGGTCGAGCCATCGGGCGCGGCGGCCTTCACTGCACTAATGTTTGGGAAGATACCAGACGTCAAAGGGAAGAAGGTTGTTGTTGTGATAACTGGAGGGAACGTCACAACTCAAGAACTGTCTAAGATTTGTGGATAACATTTGTTTGGAAAATACTTAGTTAATAATTGGTAGCCACAGCAATCCACTACAATTTTTGATACATGAATCTCAGGAATAATGATACAACTGATTCATattgaatttgcataatgttaAAGGTATTGAATTTATTTAATGCATTTCATTATTGTCTTCTACTGTTGCTTTTATAAAGAATGATCTTCCTCTGAGAAAGCAAGTTGCGAGAGTTTGCCTGCATTGATTCGCCTTACATATGGGACACAATGGTGTCACCTAATATGTGAAACTGAACCTGTCAAAAATCTTTGAAAATGTCTCATTGTATCTTGTAAGGAAGAACTTAGATAAATATCTGTTGAGCCATACCCAATGTTTGAAAGGACATACAATTCTCATTGTTATGAATTCATGTTTGTCAGAAGGTTATCCACTGGGATCAATCCACTCACAATTATCTACTCGTATCACATAGCTGATATGTGTACGACTCTGTGGaatttttttccggcttgagcaaaaattatacggggaaactacaagcaaacgGGACGTAAACATGCACGATTTTAAGCGtctaacactgcacgaaatggcctcgtatcccggcgtatacgtacagggattcctccggaaatattccatatcccggtgcggatttagcgtatccgttaattttatcggatacgctaaatccgcaccgggatatggaatatttccggaggaatccctgtacgtatacgccgggatacgaggccatttcgtgcagtgtaagtTCTAACAACCCCTCCGTCAgtttataaccgtgtgggctggtttacattggattatatgaagatcatatgaacaatggattgattttacatgtacagtattaaaaAATCAATGTATTATACaggaatttgtctctcttatatgggtcaatttggataggctatgtgataataacgttaatgacccacctGTTCCTTGGTGTATATAATGTCATAAcacctggtcatgtgctataaccatcgaataaaaccaccgtgtgagcgaagcgaacgaggtggttttattcgatggttatagcacatgaccaggcgttatgacaccatatacaccatggaacaggcgggtcattaacccttaatttttgcaataaagattatcattgcTATCAGCTACTTTCACTAATCTTTAAGGATGCTGTTTCTAAGCATGAGCTATGTGGAGGTAAACAAACTTCAGAGagccatccctgtccttggtgctgattttgcTATCATTGTTATCTAGTAGTGCCTGATGTGAACGCTTGGTGCTTGGTGATCTCCTACCTCACTGAACTATATCATTTCTGAACCTCACGTCTTCGTGCATTCATCAATAATTTTCTCTGACGACTTCTTCTTGATTACTGCgcaaaatatatacattacGAACATTTTGCTCCCGAACTGTCCGTACAGACACCAAACCAAACACTGTAAACTTAAAGTAAAGAACAAGAAACCCCACACCTTCCTTTATTgcctttatttctatttttccaCTACAACACTTATCCCCCTTTATCAAAATGATACAGTCTTGATTGAATGTGTCGTTTTTATATACCACTTTGTGCATCAAGTGTGTTTCATGTTTCTATAACTTCAGGTATGAAGGTAAAAAGTCAGCAATTGCTTCAGTTTTCTACatggtgttgttgttgctgaGTCCTTGTCATCAATGTACATTTGTGCAGTATAAAACGTTTCTATGTCGTACGACTAGTAAGATTACACATAATTCTTATTGATTTACTTTTGAATGATATACCAAATTGTGTTTCTCCTAGATGATAATTtcaaattatacaaaacaaCCCCAAAGTCCATCACCTTCGAacaattttctattttcatcACAAAATAAGATGTTTTTCTACATATTTCAGAACGTCGTTCCCTTATCAGAAAACAGTACAAACACAGCATATTGCATGCAGTTGTTTGATACAAATGTCCTCCAATTTTCAACGGGCATAGATAATTCGTTGATAATTCTAACCGGTGGGTGTTCCTATTTACAGATATTTTTTCATTGAATAGATGGACAGATACATGTTTCAACTTAAGTACGTCTCATGTGTGAAATCACACCGCAGGGTACGGGTACAAAATGACGGGTACAAAGAGGATATCAAAACAAAACGTCCCAGTTTTTGTAGAATTTCTACAAGTACAGTCTCGTTATGTATTCCTCGTGTTATAGTTGTTGGTTgccaccacatacatgtattaagtaCTTAATGATTGCTCCATGGGATCTCCTGATCAACATGCGTGTCTCAGAGTTTTAAGTATAAAATCGATCAATGCGGTCTTCAATAAAGATTGGTGATGT contains the following coding sequences:
- the LOC136434815 gene encoding L-threonine ammonia-lyase-like isoform X1, whose product is MYDPNADLLTIEQISGARQVLQTSGLCHHTPLLHHVQTLCGLDTDIDLYLKLENMQNTGSFKIRGVVNQMAHIPDSAARGQTHLISMSAGNFGKAFAYMVQQKGLKGTVFMPDTAPVNRAELIKSYGLDVERMPTSELQPAVDRCVRERHMHYLHPFDDINLMAGHGSVGLEILEDIPDPDVVVVCCGGGGLLGGTAAAIKLSGLSDTRVYGVEPEGAPSMYESRKAGKPVGVQVKTIAAGLAPPYAGPNAYKHNMAFVEDVVLVSDDEIVTAVKRLFSRGLVVEPSGAAAFTALMFGKIPDVKGKKVVVVITGGNVTTQELSKICG